Proteins found in one Cataglyphis hispanica isolate Lineage 1 chromosome 15, ULB_Chis1_1.0, whole genome shotgun sequence genomic segment:
- the LOC126855175 gene encoding transcriptional repressor p66-alpha isoform X1 yields the protein MCDHSSLSSRTPASFARPIPPSPPPLPPLPRPTYLLYLRTATLKLPLCQDATSEAFKLKSSVAQERRVTPRSERTIEAMDVDGDSVVDLSISSGGRRNSPSLSVNSGDIPLDLGIHLHASPSPPENDMLEARNIQNATRGILAPKRSHGDERKPRRNLRPRIERSYAESPDEPRMNGYLNGNASDSDEGEMPPLLPIKELSSDELAERERVLRKCKEELKTEEMKLVLLKKLRQSQQLKENIAAVPKIPSKLPPPISVQQVPHRGGKAPPPLLRGQPAPSRSSSLHAPPPGMVLPPTAGRNAIPNAGMPPNMVIPQPPHPRVRPPSNVAAATVSSYHAPTDRTERSTKDPTPAPAHQVSKLLAGSQENKTTTSLSTPVNSEQERTTRDETPAQRQAAAKMALRKQLEKTLLQIPPPKPPPPEMHFVPNPSNTEFIYLVGLEHVVDFITKEPAIPPPPEPFECSQCKTDFTPVWKWEKPMPGGKKDSPRGQHATFQRPSAGRDPRVICEHCVTTNVKKALKAEHTNRLKTAFVKALQQEQEIEQRLAQAACPSPDPPAPKPVPKAATPTRRVATPPAPPPQVPPAPTLTPTPPAPKLQEHPLVKLAESGKFNPHHAAAAAALQQQLLRELAKNPVPAMTPHQPLPAHMMPHFTSILYPYQLAMAQAAGGKGLAELQRQAADLQRQYLLDMIPSQTSQAQGNQAPPRAHPHNWKT from the exons AGTGACCCCACGGTCGGAAAGAACGATCGAGGCCATGGATGTGGACGGAGATTCGGTGGTGGATTTAAGCATCAG CAGTGGTGGCAGGCGCAATTCCCCGTCCCTTTCAGTAAATTCTGGAGATATCCCATTAGACCTGGGGATCCATCTTCATGCTTCTCCTAGTCCTCCAGAGAATGATATGTTAGAGGCTCGTAATATACAAAATGCGACACGAGGTATTTTGGCGCCTAAACGATCGCATGGGGACGAACGCAAGCCACGTCGTAATCTTAGACCTAGAATCGAGAGGAGCTATGCTGAAAGTCCCGATGAACCTAGAATGAATGGATATTTAAATGGAAATGCATCAGACAGTGATGAAG GTGAGATGCCTCCATTACTGCCAATCAAGGAATTGTCATCCGATGAGCTGGCTGAACGTGAAAGAGTACTGAGGAAGTGCAAAGAAGAACTTAAAACGGAAGAGATGAAATTGGTACTTCTAAAGAAACTACGTCAATCGCAACAGCTCAAGGAGAATATTGCGGCAGTGCCAAAGATTCCCAGCAAATTACCACCGCCAATATCAGTGCAGCAAGTGCCCCACAG AGGGGGAAAAGCACCACCACCTTTGCTCAGAGGTCAACCTGCCCCAAGCAGAAGTAGCAGTTTACATGCTCCACCACCTGGCATGGTACTTCCTCCTACTGCTGGTCGAAATGCCATTCCAAATGCAGGAATGCCTCCAAATATGGTGATACCGCAACCTCCTCATCCTAGAGTGAGACCGCCCTCTAATGTAGCGGCTGCAACTGTGTCAAGTTATCATGCACCAACGGATAGAACAGAAAGGTCCACGAAAGATCCAACTCCTGCCCCTGCGCATCAAGTAAGTAAG CTGCTTGCTGGAtcgcaagaaaataaaaccaCCACATCCTTAAGCACACCTGTGAATTCAGAACAG GAGAGAACAACGCGGGACGAGACACCTGCTCAACGTCAAGCAGCCGCCAAGATGGCTTTAAGAAAGCAGCTCGAGAAAACTTTGTTACAAATACCGCCGCCGAAGCCACCGCCTCCGGAGATGCATTTTGTACCAAATCCCTCTAATACGGAATTCATATACTTGGTCGGCTTGGAACATGTAGTCGACTTTATAACGAAGGAACCGGCCATACCGCCACCTCCCGAACCCTTCGAATGTTCGCAATGCAAAACAGATTTCACGCCCGTGTGGAAATGGGAGAAACCTATGCCCGGCGGTAAGAAAGACAGTCCTAGAGGGCAACATGCAACTTTCCAACGGCCCTCAGCAGGTCGCGATCCGAGGGTAATATGTGAACATTGCGTGACCACTAACGTGAAGAAAGCATTGAAAGCAGAGCACACTAATCG ATTAAAAACTGCTTTCGTGAAAGCGCTACAACAAGAGCAAGAAATAGAGCAAAGATTAGCACAGGCGGCATGTCCGAGTCCAGATCCTCCGGCTCCGAAACCAGTTCCTAAGGCAGCTACTCCTACGAGAAGAGTGGCCACGCCGCCTGCACCGCCGCCGCAAGTACCACCGGCGCCCACGTTAACCCCGACACCTCCAGCGCCAAAGTTACAAGAACATCCCTTGGTGAAACTGGCCGAGAGTGGGAAATTCAATCCGCATCACGCAGCTGCCGCGGCAGCCTTGCAACAACAATTGCTCAGAG AATTGGCAAAGAATCCAGTGCCGGCTATGACGCCACATCAACCGCTCCCCGCTCACATGATGCCACATTTTACCTCTATTTTGTACCCCTATCAATTAGCAATGGCGCAGGCTGCGGGCGGCAAAGGTCTCGCGGAGTTACAACGACAGGCGGCGGATCTCCAACGCCAGTATCTTCTCGATATGATTCCGTCGCAAACATCCCAAGCGCAAGGTAATCAAGCACCACCGAGAGCTCATCCGCACAACTGGAAAACGTAA
- the LOC126855175 gene encoding transcriptional repressor p66-alpha isoform X5 — MCDHSSLSSRTPASFARPIPPSPPPLPPLPRPTYLLYLRTATLKLPLCQDATSEAFKLKSSVAQERRVTPRSERTIEAMDVDGDSVVDLSISSGGRRNSPSLSVNSGDIPLDLGIHLHASPSPPENDMLEARNIQNATRGILAPKRSHGDERKPRRNLRPRIERSYAESPDEPRMNGYLNGNASDSDEGEMPPLLPIKELSSDELAERERVLRKCKEELKTEEMKLVLLKKLRQSQQLKENIAAVPKIPSKLPPPISVQQVPHRGGKAPPPLLRGQPAPSRSSSLHAPPPGMVLPPTAGRNAIPNAGMPPNMVIPQPPHPRVRPPSNVAAATVSSYHAPTDRTERSTKDPTPAPAHQERTTRDETPAQRQAAAKMALRKQLEKTLLQIPPPKPPPPEMHFVPNPSNTEFIYLVGLEHVVDFITKEPAIPPPPEPFECSQCKTDFTPVWKWEKPMPGGKKDSPRGQHATFQRPSAGRDPRVICEHCVTTNVKKALKAEHTNRLKTAFVKALQQEQEIEQRLAQAACPSPDPPAPKPVPKAATPTRRVATPPAPPPQVPPAPTLTPTPPAPKLQEHPLVKLAESGKFNPHHAAAAAALQQQLLRELAKNPVPAMTPHQPLPAHMMPHFTSILYPYQLAMAQAAGGKGLAELQRQAADLQRQYLLDMIPSQTSQAQGNQAPPRAHPHNWKT, encoded by the exons AGTGACCCCACGGTCGGAAAGAACGATCGAGGCCATGGATGTGGACGGAGATTCGGTGGTGGATTTAAGCATCAG CAGTGGTGGCAGGCGCAATTCCCCGTCCCTTTCAGTAAATTCTGGAGATATCCCATTAGACCTGGGGATCCATCTTCATGCTTCTCCTAGTCCTCCAGAGAATGATATGTTAGAGGCTCGTAATATACAAAATGCGACACGAGGTATTTTGGCGCCTAAACGATCGCATGGGGACGAACGCAAGCCACGTCGTAATCTTAGACCTAGAATCGAGAGGAGCTATGCTGAAAGTCCCGATGAACCTAGAATGAATGGATATTTAAATGGAAATGCATCAGACAGTGATGAAG GTGAGATGCCTCCATTACTGCCAATCAAGGAATTGTCATCCGATGAGCTGGCTGAACGTGAAAGAGTACTGAGGAAGTGCAAAGAAGAACTTAAAACGGAAGAGATGAAATTGGTACTTCTAAAGAAACTACGTCAATCGCAACAGCTCAAGGAGAATATTGCGGCAGTGCCAAAGATTCCCAGCAAATTACCACCGCCAATATCAGTGCAGCAAGTGCCCCACAG AGGGGGAAAAGCACCACCACCTTTGCTCAGAGGTCAACCTGCCCCAAGCAGAAGTAGCAGTTTACATGCTCCACCACCTGGCATGGTACTTCCTCCTACTGCTGGTCGAAATGCCATTCCAAATGCAGGAATGCCTCCAAATATGGTGATACCGCAACCTCCTCATCCTAGAGTGAGACCGCCCTCTAATGTAGCGGCTGCAACTGTGTCAAGTTATCATGCACCAACGGATAGAACAGAAAGGTCCACGAAAGATCCAACTCCTGCCCCTGCGCATCAA GAGAGAACAACGCGGGACGAGACACCTGCTCAACGTCAAGCAGCCGCCAAGATGGCTTTAAGAAAGCAGCTCGAGAAAACTTTGTTACAAATACCGCCGCCGAAGCCACCGCCTCCGGAGATGCATTTTGTACCAAATCCCTCTAATACGGAATTCATATACTTGGTCGGCTTGGAACATGTAGTCGACTTTATAACGAAGGAACCGGCCATACCGCCACCTCCCGAACCCTTCGAATGTTCGCAATGCAAAACAGATTTCACGCCCGTGTGGAAATGGGAGAAACCTATGCCCGGCGGTAAGAAAGACAGTCCTAGAGGGCAACATGCAACTTTCCAACGGCCCTCAGCAGGTCGCGATCCGAGGGTAATATGTGAACATTGCGTGACCACTAACGTGAAGAAAGCATTGAAAGCAGAGCACACTAATCG ATTAAAAACTGCTTTCGTGAAAGCGCTACAACAAGAGCAAGAAATAGAGCAAAGATTAGCACAGGCGGCATGTCCGAGTCCAGATCCTCCGGCTCCGAAACCAGTTCCTAAGGCAGCTACTCCTACGAGAAGAGTGGCCACGCCGCCTGCACCGCCGCCGCAAGTACCACCGGCGCCCACGTTAACCCCGACACCTCCAGCGCCAAAGTTACAAGAACATCCCTTGGTGAAACTGGCCGAGAGTGGGAAATTCAATCCGCATCACGCAGCTGCCGCGGCAGCCTTGCAACAACAATTGCTCAGAG AATTGGCAAAGAATCCAGTGCCGGCTATGACGCCACATCAACCGCTCCCCGCTCACATGATGCCACATTTTACCTCTATTTTGTACCCCTATCAATTAGCAATGGCGCAGGCTGCGGGCGGCAAAGGTCTCGCGGAGTTACAACGACAGGCGGCGGATCTCCAACGCCAGTATCTTCTCGATATGATTCCGTCGCAAACATCCCAAGCGCAAGGTAATCAAGCACCACCGAGAGCTCATCCGCACAACTGGAAAACGTAA